Proteins encoded together in one Rhinopithecus roxellana isolate Shanxi Qingling chromosome 3, ASM756505v1, whole genome shotgun sequence window:
- the CAPSL gene encoding calcyphosin-like protein, translating to MAGTARHDREMAIQAKKKLTTATDPIERLRLQCLARGSAGIKGLGRMFRIMDDDNNRTLDFKEFMKGLNDYAVVMEREEVEELFRRFDKDGNGTIDFNEFLLTLRPPMSRARKEVIMQAFRKLDKTGDGVITIEDLREVYNAKHHPKYQNGEWSEEQVFRKFLDNFDSPYDKDGLVTPEEFMNYYAGVSASIDTDVYFIVMMRTAWKL from the exons ATGGCAGGGACAGCACGCCATGACCGAGAGATGGCAATCCAGGCCAAGAAAAAACTCACCACGGCCACCGACCCCATTGAAAGACTCCGACTGCAGTGCCTGGCCAGGGGCTCTGCTGGGATCAAAGGACTTGGCAG AATGTTTAGAATTATGGATGATGATAATAATCGAACCCttgattttaaagaatttatgaAAGGGTTAAATGATTATGCTGTGGTAATGGAAAGGGAAGAGGTGGAAGAACTTTTCCGGAGGTTTGATAAAGATGGAAATGGAACAATAGACTTCAATGAATTTCTTCTCACATTAAGA CCTCCAATGTCCAGAGCCAGAAAAGAGGTAATCATGCAAGCTTTTAGAAAGTTAGACAAGACTGGAGATGGTGTTATAACAATCGAAGACCTTCGTGAGGTGTATAATGCAAAACACCACCCAAAGTACCAGAATGGGGAATGGAGTGAGGAACAAGTATTTAGGAAATTTCTGGATAACTTTGATTCACCCTATGACAAAGATGGATTG GTGACCCCCGAGGAGTTCATGAACTACTATGCAGGTGTGAGCGCATCCATTGACACTGATGTGTACTTCATCGTCATGATGAGAACCGCCTGGAAGCTTTAA